The proteins below are encoded in one region of Thioalkalivibrio sp. K90mix:
- the iscR gene encoding Fe-S cluster assembly transcriptional regulator IscR — protein MKLSTKGRYAVTAMMDLAIHDRVGPVTLADISQCQGISLSYLEQLFAKLRKADLVEGVRGPGGGYRLAKRADQISIANIITAVDESVDVTRCKGHKDCQDGERCLTHELWDDLSQQLYDFLDGITLAQFANRPEVQKVARRQDERRGARHHFIFRNDAA, from the coding sequence ATGAAACTCTCAACCAAGGGCCGCTACGCGGTGACCGCCATGATGGATCTTGCGATCCATGATCGGGTGGGACCGGTGACCCTGGCCGACATCTCGCAGTGCCAGGGCATCTCGTTGTCCTATCTGGAACAACTGTTTGCGAAACTGCGCAAGGCCGACCTGGTGGAAGGCGTGCGGGGTCCGGGCGGCGGTTATCGCCTGGCCAAACGTGCCGACCAGATCAGCATTGCCAACATCATCACGGCGGTTGATGAATCGGTGGACGTGACCCGCTGCAAGGGCCACAAGGACTGCCAGGATGGCGAACGCTGCCTGACGCACGAGCTGTGGGATGATCTGAGCCAGCAGCTGTACGACTTCCTCGACGGCATCACGCTGGCGCAGTTTGCCAACCGCCCGGAAGTGCAGAAGGTGGCTCGCCGTCAGGACGAGCGCCGTGGCGCGCGTCACCACTTCATCTTCCGTAACGACGCGGCCTGA
- a CDS encoding DUF3488 and transglutaminase-like domain-containing protein — MNRSSRQHLPELRGLELALLALPVAALPHAWHQPLWVTLLVAAAILLRSWLHLRDRKPPSIGLMALLAAFAGGLTFLQYGTLFGQEAGTALLLVMMALKLLETRNRRDIVIGLFLGYFVVVTTYFFDQSMLIAAWSLLSAWLLTAALVQVHAGRPLERRRLAKHSGWMMVHAFPFMLILFVAFPRVQGPLWGDPQRDEVATTALSGELNPGDIAELLQDETTTMRVQFHGSVPPPRAQYWRALVMTDFDGRRWQAEGGQSSIELPQPGDSDRVVAYTATLEPTRMRYLPVLDYPVALPDNAEYRDNHQVVRDRRIVNRIQYDAEADLTRPPGAGEALSRSARERALELPPSAAPRARAEVALWRATHGDDDRAIIQAALDRFAAAPYRYTLQPPTLEGDVTDQFLFETQAGYCEHYASAFAVLMRSAGIPTRVVTGYQGGEWMQRGEYLRLRNADAHAWNEVWLDGEGWIRVDPTAAIAPERIEAGIGGLTGGDGEPMPDFLRRDGLGWVQQLRFGFEDWRDFARFRWESWVLAFDPERQRELFARFGLDATDWRDIVTALGVGFGLLAAVALVWSGWRRPRRQLEVPDRLLHRLSRRIERQQTGLGRRPHEPVITWTRRVKVARPDLAPLVDAFAEHYNRVRFAPARPDDRARHLTTLRRLAASDLRKPAADPPLPRTT, encoded by the coding sequence GTGAACCGTTCGAGCCGGCAGCATTTACCGGAGTTGCGGGGCCTGGAACTCGCGCTGCTCGCCCTGCCAGTGGCCGCGCTGCCACATGCCTGGCACCAGCCACTGTGGGTCACGCTGCTCGTAGCGGCCGCCATCCTGCTGCGCAGCTGGCTCCATCTGCGCGACCGCAAGCCCCCTTCCATCGGACTGATGGCCCTGCTCGCCGCTTTCGCGGGCGGGCTGACGTTCCTGCAGTACGGCACCCTGTTCGGGCAGGAGGCAGGCACCGCCCTGCTGCTGGTCATGATGGCGCTCAAACTGCTCGAGACCCGCAACCGGCGCGATATCGTGATCGGGCTGTTCCTCGGCTATTTCGTGGTCGTCACCACCTATTTCTTCGACCAGTCGATGCTGATCGCCGCCTGGTCTCTGCTGTCTGCCTGGCTGCTCACCGCCGCCCTGGTCCAGGTGCATGCCGGGCGCCCCCTCGAACGGCGGCGCCTGGCGAAGCATTCCGGCTGGATGATGGTCCATGCCTTCCCGTTCATGCTGATCCTGTTCGTCGCCTTCCCGCGCGTACAGGGACCACTGTGGGGCGACCCGCAACGCGACGAGGTGGCTACCACGGCCCTTTCCGGCGAACTGAACCCTGGCGACATCGCGGAACTGCTGCAGGACGAAACCACCACCATGCGCGTCCAGTTTCACGGCTCCGTCCCGCCGCCCCGGGCGCAATACTGGCGGGCACTGGTGATGACGGACTTTGACGGCCGCCGCTGGCAGGCCGAAGGGGGACAATCCAGCATCGAGCTGCCACAGCCCGGAGACTCGGACCGCGTGGTGGCCTACACCGCGACGCTGGAGCCCACCCGCATGCGCTACCTGCCGGTACTCGACTACCCCGTGGCGCTGCCCGACAACGCCGAGTACCGCGACAACCACCAGGTCGTCCGCGACCGACGGATCGTGAACCGCATCCAGTACGACGCCGAGGCCGACCTGACACGTCCGCCAGGCGCCGGCGAAGCCCTGAGCAGGTCCGCCCGTGAACGCGCTCTTGAGCTCCCACCCAGCGCAGCCCCTCGCGCACGTGCCGAGGTCGCTCTCTGGCGCGCCACGCATGGTGACGATGACCGCGCGATCATCCAGGCCGCCCTGGATCGCTTCGCCGCCGCCCCCTATCGTTACACCTTGCAGCCCCCAACGCTCGAGGGGGATGTCACCGACCAGTTCCTGTTCGAGACCCAGGCCGGTTACTGCGAGCACTATGCCTCCGCGTTCGCCGTGCTGATGCGCTCGGCGGGGATCCCGACCCGCGTGGTTACGGGCTACCAGGGGGGCGAATGGATGCAGCGGGGCGAATACCTGCGCCTGCGCAATGCCGACGCGCACGCCTGGAACGAGGTCTGGCTGGATGGCGAGGGCTGGATTCGCGTCGACCCCACCGCGGCGATCGCGCCGGAGCGGATCGAGGCCGGCATCGGCGGCCTCACCGGTGGCGACGGCGAACCCATGCCCGATTTCCTGCGTCGTGACGGGCTGGGCTGGGTGCAGCAACTTCGATTTGGCTTCGAAGACTGGCGCGATTTCGCCCGGTTCCGCTGGGAGAGCTGGGTGCTGGCATTCGATCCCGAGCGCCAGCGGGAACTGTTTGCCCGTTTCGGGCTCGACGCGACGGACTGGCGTGACATTGTCACGGCACTGGGCGTCGGCTTTGGCCTGCTGGCTGCCGTGGCCCTGGTCTGGAGCGGCTGGCGCAGGCCTCGTCGCCAGCTGGAGGTGCCGGATCGCCTCCTGCACCGACTTTCCCGGCGGATCGAACGCCAACAGACAGGACTGGGACGGCGCCCGCACGAGCCCGTCATCACCTGGACCCGACGCGTCAAGGTTGCACGGCCGGATCTCGCGCCCCTCGTCGATGCCTTCGCCGAGCACTACAACCGGGTCCGCTTCGCGCCCGCCCGGCCCGACGACCGGGCCAGACACCTGACAACCCTGCGCCGCCTCGCTGCATCCGACCTTCGCAAACCCGCCGCCGACCCGCCCTTGCCGCGGACAACCTAG
- a CDS encoding L,D-transpeptidase: MTLPSLQWIEPVVEAARAQAGTADGLPVVVVRVDQQRLYVWEDGKVTEIFDVSTSERGIGNENGTYKTPLGLHRIAERFGDGAERGTVFRARANTGEIAEILTGEGERSQRDNITSRILWLEGLEPGLNRGGSIDSYHRYIYIHGTDEEGRIGQPASEGCVRMRNDEVIELFPRLPVGTLVVILNGPDYETGRILPV, translated from the coding sequence GTGACCTTGCCGAGTTTGCAGTGGATCGAACCGGTCGTTGAAGCGGCGCGGGCACAAGCGGGAACCGCCGATGGCCTTCCGGTCGTCGTGGTGCGCGTGGACCAGCAGCGCCTGTACGTCTGGGAAGATGGCAAGGTCACGGAAATCTTCGATGTCTCGACCTCCGAACGCGGTATCGGGAACGAGAACGGCACGTACAAGACACCCCTGGGGCTGCATCGCATTGCCGAGCGCTTCGGCGATGGGGCCGAGCGCGGTACTGTGTTCCGTGCGCGCGCGAACACGGGCGAGATCGCGGAGATCCTGACCGGCGAGGGCGAGCGCAGCCAGCGTGACAACATTACCTCGCGGATTCTCTGGCTCGAAGGCCTGGAGCCTGGCCTGAATCGCGGGGGCAGCATCGACTCCTACCACCGCTACATCTACATTCACGGTACGGATGAAGAAGGGCGCATCGGCCAGCCGGCCTCCGAAGGCTGCGTGCGCATGCGCAACGACGAGGTCATCGAACTGTTTCCCCGCCTCCCGGTGGGGACCCTCGTCGTGATCCTGAACGGCCCGGATTACGAAACCGGCCGCATCCTTCCGGTCTAG